AGGCCCAATGCCATCGGCGTCATACCGATGACCATGGCCAGCGCAGTCATCAGTACCGGACGGAACCGCACAAATCCAGCATCAATCGCCGCGGCCGCGCCGTCTTTCAACTCGGCCAGCCGTTCGCGGGCAAAACTGATCACCAGCACACTGTTCGCAGTGGCCACACCCATACACATAATGGCCCCGGTCAATGCCGGCACGGATAAAGGCGTAAAGGTGAGAAACAGCATCCAAACGATGCCCGCCAGCGCGGCAGGCAGGGCTGAAATAATCACGAAGGGATCACGCCAGGATTGTAGATTGACCACAATCAACAAATACACCAGCACAATCGCGCCAAGCAAACCAAAAAACAAACCATTAAACGCATGCTCCATGGTTTGCACCTGCCCCAGCATCACGACACTGGCGGCTTTAGGCACTTGCGCTTCGGTCTGGGCTAGAATGTTGCGGATATCGGCGGCCACCGCGCCCAAATCGCGGTCTTGCGTGCTGGCATGAATCTGCACCATGGGCTGGATATCGTACTGGCTGACCACTGCGTTTCCAACGTTGCGTTTAAAGGTCGCCAAGCCCCCCAAGGTTTGCAACTGACCGTCAGCGCCACTGATCGGCAAGTTAGCCAGTGCACTCAGGCTATCGAGTTGATATTGCGGTGTTTGCAACACAATCGGATAAGTCACGCCGTTGGCCGGGTTTAACCAATAGGTGGGGGAGACTTGCGAGCTACCGGCCATGTTAATGACCATGCTATTGGTGACGTCGCGTGTACTGATGCCCAGCTCTTGTGCACGTGTTTTGTCTAGTCGGATATCAAATGCTGGACGACTCCGGGATTGCTGGATACGCGCATCAACCACGCCTGGCACCTGCCGGATTTTTGCCAACAATTGGCCAGCGTAGACAAAATCCTCAGCTAATTTTCCGCCGCGAATCTGAATATCAATCGGCGCAGGGGACCCAAAATTGAGAATCTGGCTGACAATATCGGCGGGAGGAAAAGAGAAGGTCGTGTCTGGGAAACGCTTGGGCAACACCTCACGCAGGGTACGGATATATTCCGCCGTGGGCGCATGCTCTGCTCGTAATGCAATTTGCAGGTCGCCATCATGGGCGCCGGTAAGCCCCGTGTTGTTATAGGTCAGATTAATGCTACTGATCGGCATGCCGATGTTATCCACAATCGTCACAATTTCTTCGGCGGGGATCACTTGTTTGACCGCGGCTTGAATATGCGCAAAGCGGTTAGCCGTTTCTTCGATACGGGTGCCGACGGGCACCCGCACATGCATCAGGATTTGACCGCTGTCGACCGACGGGAAAAAATTACTCCCCAGCATGGGCACCAACAGAAACGACAACATCACCAGCGCCATAAACCCCGCCATAAACAGACGGCTATGCAGCACCGCCCACGTCAGCAGGGCTTTATAGGACAACCGGATACGCTCAAACCCACGCTCAAATGCCTGCTGAAAGCGCACCAGCGGATTGCGACTGGCCGATACATGCGCCTGTGCAACATGTGGTTTGAGCAGGTAATTGGCCATGGTCGGCACCAGCGTGCGCGACAAAATAAAGGAGCTGATCATGGCAAAAATCACTGATTCCGCCATCGGCACAAATAAAAAGCGTGACACCCCTTCAAGAAAAAACATCGGCACAAACACAATACAAATACACAGTAGCGACACAAAAGCCGGCGTCACGATTTGCGCGGCACCATCCAGAATCGACTGCTCAACTGGTTTGCCTTGCTCGAGGTGCCAGTTAATATTTTCAATCGTGACCGTCGCTTCGTCCACCAAGAGGCCAACTGCGAGCGCCAAGCCTCCCAAGGTCATGATATTGAGTGTTTCGCCCACCATAGACAAACCGATCACTGCCCCCAATACCGACAACGGAATGGAGGTAGCAATGATTAGCGATGAGCGCCAGCTGCCTAAAAATAGCAATATCATCAGGCTGGTCAATAAAGCCGCGAGCACGCCTTCAAACACCACGCCATCAATGGCTGCCCGCACAAAAATCGACTGATCATTAATTGGGGTCGCCACCAGTGCGTCTGGCAACCCGGGCTTAATTTCTTCGAGCTTGGCTTTAATGCCATCCACAATGGCTAAGGTCGAGATGGCGCCATTCTTGAGGATGGTCATCAGCACCGAACGATTGCCATCGACATGCACAATATTGGTTTGCGGCGGGCTACCATCACGCACCTGCCCAATATCACGCATATAGACGGTGGCCCCTTGCACAACCTTGATCGGGATATTGGCGATTTCTTCTACATCGGCCGCAGCGTTATTCAAGTTTAAGGTATATTCAATCGCGCCTATTTTCTGCGTTCCGACCGGCACCACCATATTATGTGCGGCCAAGGCAGTGGAGATATCCTGCGCAGACAGTCCGCGTGCCTGTAGCGCGCCCGGATTGAGATCGATCTGAATTTGCCGGCTTTTACCACCATAAGGAAAAGGCACGCCCGCGCCGGGCACGGTCACCAGCCGAATACGCACAGCGTTCAGGCCCAGATCCGCGAGGTTTTGTTCGGTCAAACCCTTGCCTGATAACGCAATTTGCAAAATCGGCACGGTCGAGGCGTTGTAATTCAGAATCAGCGGCGGCGTCGTGCCAGTGGGCATTTGCCGCGTCACGGTTTGCGATATCGCCGCCACTTGCGCATTGGCGGTCGCAATGTTCACCCCAGAATGAAAAAAGATTTTGACAATGGCAAAGCCGTTGTACGAATTGGCCTCAATGTGTTCGATGTCATTCACCGTGGTGGTCAATGACCGCTGATACAAGGTGGTGATGCGCCCGGCCATATCATCTGGGGGTAAGCCGGTGTATTGCCAAGCCACGGCCACCACCGGGATGCGAATTTCAGGAAAAATATCGACCGGGCTTCGCATGGCAGACAGCGTGCCAAAGATTAAAATCAGCAATGCCATCACCACAAAAGTGTATGGGCGTTTGAGTGCAATCCCGACCACGTTAAACATCTGATACTTTCTCCACCACCGCGGTATGAATCTCAAATCCGGCATCGCGCCAAGCATCGATACCGCCAGTCAATGGCCGAATATTGCGATAGCCCCGTTGCATGAGTTTTTTAGCCACTTTGGCAGCGGTGACTTCGTTTGGACATGAACAATAGAGCACCACCGGCGCATCTTCATCGATATCTAGCACTAATTGGTCGACGGCTTCTAGGGGGACAAACTGGGCGCCGGGAATCCAGCCATCTTGCACCAGATGGACCGCGCGGGTATCTAAAATCACAGGTGTCGCGCCTTGTTGAATCATCTCGTTTAATGCGTCAACGCTGATTCGGGCCATGTGCAAGCTTTTGATGAAGCGCTGCCTGTCCCACCATTTATAAGCAATAAACGACGCCAACAACAGCAGTACCAGCAGCGTTCCCCATTTGCCCATTTCAACCAGCGTTAACATCAACTCATCAATCGTTGCGCTAAACAGATTACCCAGCCATAAGGCAGAGCCAGCCCATACCAGGGCGCCCAGACCATCCATCAGCACAAATACACAATAGCGCGTGCCAGACGAGCCTGCCAGCGCGCTGGAGATCGAGGCGAAACCCGGAATAAATTTGCACACCAACAATGCCGGCGGCCCAAACTTCAGGTACAACGCCTCTGTTTGCCTGACACAGGTATCAGGGGACAAGGAAATCTTGCACAGCTTACCCATCACCCGTTTGCCATACTTGCGTCCGGCGCGATACCAGAGGCTGTCTGCGATGAGCGCTGCCAACACCGCGATCAGCAGCATGGCGCCCCAAGTGTATTGTCCGTTGCCAATAAAAACGCCCGCCAGTAGCAACGTCGGATAGGCAGGTAACGGGAGCCCCATTTGTTCTAAAAACACACTGGCAAATACGATCAGCAAGCCATATTGCTGCATCAGCTCAAACACCACATTCATCTGTTTTTTATGTCTCGGTCAGCGCTGGGCAGACCATTACATCCCCAAAGCAGCCAACATGGCAAATGCCATAAATAATACAAAGTGTGTCATGCCCTCAATCGCATTGGTTTCGCCGTCGTGCAAATTGATGGTCGCCACAATCAAGGTCAAAAATGTCATGACAATCTGCGTCGGCGACAAGCCCACAATGAGCGGTCGGTCCTCGATCAAAGCGATGGCCTCGATCACCGGTACCGTCAAGATCACCGTAGACAGGGTGGCGCCCAACGCAATATTGACCACGGTTTGCATGCGGTTATTAACTGCAGCTTTGAGCGCAGTCAGCACCTCTGGGCTGGCTGCAATGATGGCCACCACAATCGCCGCCACAATCGGTGGCACACCGCTACCAGTCAGCCCGGCATCCATGTGTATGCTCATTTCTTCAGACAGAAATCCGATGGTCACGATGCCGGCCAACATATATAAAATCGACCACCTGACATCATTACTCATGCGGCCACTGGCCGCCTCTGCCGAAGAGGATTGGTGCTGGTCACGATAACTAAAATAAGCGCGATGGCGACCGGTTTGCATTTTCAAAAACAAGGCATAAAACACGCTCATGGTCACAATGGTAAACATTGAATACACGCGCCAGTGTTCGGCTGGTAAAAATGCGGGCAGCACCATGGAGATCCCCAGTGCCGTCATGATCATGACAATGTAAGTATTGCCCGAGTTGACGTTGTATTCGACCTCACCATATTTAATGCCGCCGATAATGGCACACAGGCCAAGAATCCCGTTGATATCGAGCATCACCGCCGAATAGATGGCATCTCTGGCCAGCGTGGTGGACGAGGTATGGCTTAACATCATCACAATAATCACCACCTCGATGATGACCGCACTGATGGTCAATATCATGGTGCCGTAGGGCTCTTTCAGCCGCTCGGCCACATACTCGACCTGAAATGACAGCTGAAATGCCAGATTGATGATCAGCAGCACAAACAGAATCGAAATGGCCAGCGACTCGGCCTGACCGAGCTGGATGAAGTTGTCAGCCTGCGCCAATGCCAGATAGGCGACGATAGAAACAATTAGGGCAATCACACCCGGTGGCGGTTTGTCGGCAAGCATGCACGTAAATTGTGATCAATGAATCATTATCTTAACAGAGCAAGCCGCAATCTGTTGCAGTTTGCCGACGACAAACCACAACCATGATCCACCCGGCAGGCGGGGCCCGGTGGATCATGCGACTTAGCTAGGCCTTGATTGAGGTCATATCAATCACAAAGCGATACTTCACATCGCTGTTAAGCATTCGCGTATAGGCCTCGTTAATGTAAGGGGCCTCGATCATTTCAACATCGCTGACAATATTATGCTTGCCACAGAAATCGAGCATTTCTTGCGTTTCGGCAATCCCACCAATCAATGAGCCAGCCACCTGGCGACGTTTGGTGATCAGGTTAGCACCATGCACCTCCACCGGATCTAGCGGCCCCACCAGCACAATGGTTTTGTCACGTTTGAGCAACCCAATATAGGGGTTCAAATCGTGCGCGACCGGCACCGTATCAATAATCAGATCAAAGCTAGCCGCATGCTTGGCCATCGCCTCCGCATCTTTTGAGATCAACACTTCATGCGCACCCAGCCGGGTTGCATCAGCAGCTTTGCTGGCCGAAGTAGTGATCATCACCACATGCGCGCCCATCGCAGAAGCGAGCTTGACACCCATGTGGCCTAACCCACCCAGACCGATGATGCCGACTTTTTGACCGGCTTGCACATCCCAATGCCTGAGCGGCGAATATAAGGTAATACCAGCACACAATAAGGGCGCCACTGCTTTGGTATCCAGATTTTCAGGCACGCTGACGACAAAATTTTCATCAACGGTAATGCGCTCAGCATAGCCGCCAAAGGTCAGCCCGCCATGCTTAGGGTCTTTGGCGTTATAGGTAAATACCGTGCCTTCGCAATATTGCTCTTCACCTGCGTGACAGTCTTCACAGTGGCGGCAGGCGTCGACCATACAGCCGACGCCAACCAATTGCCCCAGCTTGAATTTAGTGACGTGCGTGCCCACTTGGCTTACGCGGCCCACGATTTCGTGGCCTGGCACCATCGGATAGAGAGAGCCGCCACCCCACTCATTTCTGGCCTGATGAATATCCGAATGACAAATACCACAGTATTCGATATCAATCAGCACATCATGTGGCCCGGCCTCTCGACGGTCAATTTGCATTGGTGCAACTGGGGAGGTCGCATCTTGTACACCATAGGCTGCAGTTTTCATTATTTCTCCATTCATCGATGACATCCGTCACGCACGGACAGCGTTGCCGCGGTCAAACAAAATAGTCTAAACAAGCGAAGCCAAACGCGCTTGCCTGCTTTTATCAAAAACTTGCCTAATCCTCTACGATGGCAAGCTG
This Methylophilus medardicus DNA region includes the following protein-coding sequences:
- a CDS encoding efflux RND transporter permease subunit; the protein is MFNVVGIALKRPYTFVVMALLILIFGTLSAMRSPVDIFPEIRIPVVAVAWQYTGLPPDDMAGRITTLYQRSLTTTVNDIEHIEANSYNGFAIVKIFFHSGVNIATANAQVAAISQTVTRQMPTGTTPPLILNYNASTVPILQIALSGKGLTEQNLADLGLNAVRIRLVTVPGAGVPFPYGGKSRQIQIDLNPGALQARGLSAQDISTALAAHNMVVPVGTQKIGAIEYTLNLNNAAADVEEIANIPIKVVQGATVYMRDIGQVRDGSPPQTNIVHVDGNRSVLMTILKNGAISTLAIVDGIKAKLEEIKPGLPDALVATPINDQSIFVRAAIDGVVFEGVLAALLTSLMILLFLGSWRSSLIIATSIPLSVLGAVIGLSMVGETLNIMTLGGLALAVGLLVDEATVTIENINWHLEQGKPVEQSILDGAAQIVTPAFVSLLCICIVFVPMFFLEGVSRFLFVPMAESVIFAMISSFILSRTLVPTMANYLLKPHVAQAHVSASRNPLVRFQQAFERGFERIRLSYKALLTWAVLHSRLFMAGFMALVMLSFLLVPMLGSNFFPSVDSGQILMHVRVPVGTRIEETANRFAHIQAAVKQVIPAEEIVTIVDNIGMPISSINLTYNNTGLTGAHDGDLQIALRAEHAPTAEYIRTLREVLPKRFPDTTFSFPPADIVSQILNFGSPAPIDIQIRGGKLAEDFVYAGQLLAKIRQVPGVVDARIQQSRSRPAFDIRLDKTRAQELGISTRDVTNSMVINMAGSSQVSPTYWLNPANGVTYPIVLQTPQYQLDSLSALANLPISGADGQLQTLGGLATFKRNVGNAVVSQYDIQPMVQIHASTQDRDLGAVAADIRNILAQTEAQVPKAASVVMLGQVQTMEHAFNGLFFGLLGAIVLVYLLIVVNLQSWRDPFVIISALPAALAGIVWMLFLTFTPLSVPALTGAIMCMGVATANSVLVISFARERLAELKDGAAAAIDAGFVRFRPVLMTALAMVIGMTPMALGLGEGGEQNAPLGRAVIGGLIFATIATLLFVPVVFSAVHRTMQTRPVSVSTGDQDE
- a CDS encoding DedA family protein/thiosulfate sulfurtransferase GlpE gives rise to the protein MNVVFELMQQYGLLIVFASVFLEQMGLPLPAYPTLLLAGVFIGNGQYTWGAMLLIAVLAALIADSLWYRAGRKYGKRVMGKLCKISLSPDTCVRQTEALYLKFGPPALLVCKFIPGFASISSALAGSSGTRYCVFVLMDGLGALVWAGSALWLGNLFSATIDELMLTLVEMGKWGTLLVLLLLASFIAYKWWDRQRFIKSLHMARISVDALNEMIQQGATPVILDTRAVHLVQDGWIPGAQFVPLEAVDQLVLDIDEDAPVVLYCSCPNEVTAAKVAKKLMQRGYRNIRPLTGGIDAWRDAGFEIHTAVVEKVSDV
- a CDS encoding calcium:proton antiporter — translated: MLADKPPPGVIALIVSIVAYLALAQADNFIQLGQAESLAISILFVLLIINLAFQLSFQVEYVAERLKEPYGTMILTISAVIIEVVIIVMMLSHTSSTTLARDAIYSAVMLDINGILGLCAIIGGIKYGEVEYNVNSGNTYIVMIMTALGISMVLPAFLPAEHWRVYSMFTIVTMSVFYALFLKMQTGRHRAYFSYRDQHQSSSAEAASGRMSNDVRWSILYMLAGIVTIGFLSEEMSIHMDAGLTGSGVPPIVAAIVVAIIAASPEVLTALKAAVNNRMQTVVNIALGATLSTVILTVPVIEAIALIEDRPLIVGLSPTQIVMTFLTLIVATINLHDGETNAIEGMTHFVLFMAFAMLAALGM
- a CDS encoding NAD(P)-dependent alcohol dehydrogenase gives rise to the protein MKTAAYGVQDATSPVAPMQIDRREAGPHDVLIDIEYCGICHSDIHQARNEWGGGSLYPMVPGHEIVGRVSQVGTHVTKFKLGQLVGVGCMVDACRHCEDCHAGEEQYCEGTVFTYNAKDPKHGGLTFGGYAERITVDENFVVSVPENLDTKAVAPLLCAGITLYSPLRHWDVQAGQKVGIIGLGGLGHMGVKLASAMGAHVVMITTSASKAADATRLGAHEVLISKDAEAMAKHAASFDLIIDTVPVAHDLNPYIGLLKRDKTIVLVGPLDPVEVHGANLITKRRQVAGSLIGGIAETQEMLDFCGKHNIVSDVEMIEAPYINEAYTRMLNSDVKYRFVIDMTSIKA